One Citricoccus sp. K5 DNA window includes the following coding sequences:
- a CDS encoding cation:dicarboxylate symporter family transporter, which produces MRHTPAGVPASGPAEGQAPATPAEKAKKKDRTHWLYIMVIASVILGAAVGLLFPEFGKSLKPLGDGFVSLIKMMIGPVIFCTIVLGIGSIAKAATVGKVGGLALLYFMAMSTFALGLGLVVGNLIHPGEGLALTPYDPDAAQADLDPTVAFLLDIIPGSVPVLPVLFVALLVGFALQGMGESGKPLLQGLTLIQGVVFRILMMIMWIAPVGAFGAIAAVVGSTGWSAIGAMALLMGAFYATCIVFIVVVLGTLLRLVTGVSIFKLMKYLGREYLLIFATSSSESALPRLIAKMEHAGVHKSVVGVTVPTGYSFNLDGTAIYLTMAALFVSNAMGLEMSLGEQIGLLVFMIIASKGAAGVTGAGLATLAAGLQAHQPQLLGGMGVIVGIDKFMSEARALTNFTGNAVATMLIGKWVGEFDPVKADNVLSGRDKFDEEMVVGHGLGDYSDARPADRSAERGESGAGQGAPESGKEGRPFDPLESPTAAEQAFEGHPESSLNVAGPAPRR; this is translated from the coding sequence ATGCGGCACACCCCCGCCGGCGTGCCGGCGTCGGGTCCCGCGGAAGGCCAGGCGCCGGCCACACCGGCGGAGAAGGCGAAGAAGAAGGACCGCACGCACTGGCTGTACATCATGGTGATCGCCTCGGTGATCCTGGGGGCGGCAGTCGGGCTGCTGTTCCCGGAGTTCGGCAAGTCCCTCAAACCGCTGGGCGACGGCTTCGTCTCGCTCATCAAGATGATGATCGGCCCGGTCATCTTCTGCACCATCGTGCTCGGCATCGGCTCCATCGCGAAGGCCGCCACCGTGGGCAAGGTGGGCGGCTTGGCCCTGCTGTACTTCATGGCCATGTCCACCTTCGCCCTGGGCCTCGGTCTCGTGGTCGGCAACCTCATCCACCCGGGCGAAGGCCTGGCCCTGACTCCCTACGACCCGGACGCCGCCCAGGCGGACCTGGATCCGACCGTCGCGTTCCTGCTGGACATCATCCCCGGGTCGGTGCCGGTGTTGCCGGTACTGTTCGTCGCCCTGCTGGTGGGCTTCGCCCTCCAGGGGATGGGGGAGTCCGGAAAGCCGCTGCTCCAGGGCCTCACCCTGATCCAAGGTGTCGTGTTCCGCATCCTGATGATGATCATGTGGATCGCGCCGGTCGGCGCCTTCGGTGCCATCGCCGCCGTCGTGGGCTCCACCGGTTGGTCCGCCATCGGTGCCATGGCCCTGCTGATGGGCGCCTTCTATGCCACCTGCATCGTGTTCATCGTGGTCGTGCTCGGTACCCTGCTCCGTCTCGTCACCGGCGTGAGCATCTTCAAGCTGATGAAGTACCTGGGCCGCGAGTACCTGCTCATCTTCGCGACCTCCTCCTCTGAGTCCGCCCTGCCGCGCCTGATCGCCAAGATGGAGCACGCCGGCGTGCACAAGTCCGTGGTGGGTGTCACCGTCCCCACCGGGTACTCCTTCAACCTGGACGGGACGGCCATCTACCTCACCATGGCGGCCCTGTTCGTCTCCAACGCCATGGGCCTGGAGATGAGCCTCGGCGAGCAGATCGGCCTGCTGGTGTTCATGATCATCGCCTCCAAGGGTGCCGCCGGTGTCACCGGAGCCGGCCTCGCCACCCTGGCCGCGGGTCTCCAGGCACACCAGCCGCAGCTGCTCGGCGGCATGGGTGTGATCGTGGGCATCGACAAGTTCATGTCCGAGGCCCGCGCCCTGACCAACTTCACCGGCAACGCCGTGGCCACCATGCTCATCGGCAAGTGGGTCGGTGAGTTCGACCCGGTCAAGGCGGACAACGTCCTCTCCGGGCGGGACAAGTTCGACGAGGAGATGGTGGTGGGGCATGGCCTCGGCGACTACTCCGATGCTCGTCCGGCCGATCGCTCCGCGGAACGTGGGGAGTCAGGCGCCGGCCAGGGTGCGCCCGAGTCCGGGAAGGAGGGGCGCCCCTTCGATCCCCTCGAATCGCCGACGGCGGCCGAGCAGGCCTTCGAGGGACACCCGGAGTCCAGCCTCAACGTGGCGGGCCCTGCCCCGCGGCGCTGA
- a CDS encoding ATP-binding protein: MGRTAGSTAVDGVGERRRRARRDRSRTSRRPWSIARRLATAHLAALLILTAALVAFSYQQTQRTVYGLERANVLSTARLIADEERIRDGFRAADPSAALQSLTTELADQAQVDWVTFFGTDYTRVAHRDPAQNGTRYPEDLSAVLAGQGQVDTVATGPAGLSLRALVPVLSSDAPGAEVVGIVGVGHRVSELDIAVTAQIPRILLGMGLVAALGLAGSIALGRYIRRTTHGLGPEELAHRFTVLDTALHNVNEGMVLVSGTGELSLYNDRAAELLHLPPFGHRADHTPGTVSLADLHLPAPLAGLLESGRDARDELFAVPGRILVVNQHRTRPAGPAARLRTPAAWRRGRRQQIPAGADGGTVVTLYDRTEVQEMNRELENIRSLTDALRAQTHEHGNRLHTVLSLVELGRIDQARDLLASGVAAGTAQPGPLDPTGEPAVQALLAAKAAQARERGVRMDYRIEVDSATGFSAQDLVTILGNLVDNAIDAAADPARPAEDRWVEAEAHADAGWLVLQVADGGPGPSAEDRGHVFDLGFSTKPAGPAGRGIGLALVRQTALSLGGDVELALDSGTVFTVELPLPADAVRPPRRPAENPPPMTAGGGHHDR, encoded by the coding sequence GTGGGCAGGACGGCGGGATCGACGGCGGTGGACGGGGTGGGCGAGCGGCGCCGGCGTGCCCGCCGCGACAGGTCCAGAACGTCCCGGCGCCCGTGGAGCATCGCCCGCCGCCTGGCGACGGCCCACCTGGCCGCGCTGCTGATCCTCACCGCCGCCCTGGTGGCCTTCAGCTACCAGCAGACCCAGCGGACGGTCTACGGGCTGGAGCGAGCCAACGTCCTCTCCACGGCGCGCCTGATCGCCGACGAGGAACGGATCCGTGACGGCTTCAGGGCCGCGGACCCCAGCGCGGCGCTCCAATCGCTCACCACCGAGCTCGCCGACCAGGCGCAGGTGGACTGGGTGACGTTCTTCGGCACCGACTACACCCGGGTCGCCCACCGGGACCCGGCACAGAACGGCACCCGGTACCCAGAGGACCTCTCGGCAGTCCTGGCCGGCCAGGGCCAGGTGGACACGGTGGCCACCGGACCCGCAGGCCTCTCCCTCCGCGCACTGGTCCCCGTCCTGTCCTCCGACGCCCCCGGGGCCGAGGTGGTCGGCATCGTCGGCGTGGGGCACCGCGTCTCCGAACTGGACATCGCGGTGACCGCCCAGATCCCGCGCATCCTGCTGGGCATGGGACTCGTCGCCGCCCTTGGGCTGGCCGGCTCCATCGCCCTGGGCCGCTATATCCGCCGGACCACCCACGGACTCGGCCCCGAGGAGCTGGCCCATCGATTCACCGTGCTGGACACCGCCCTGCACAACGTCAACGAGGGCATGGTGCTGGTCTCCGGCACCGGAGAGCTGAGCCTGTACAACGACCGCGCGGCCGAGCTGCTGCATCTCCCGCCCTTCGGCCACCGCGCGGACCACACCCCGGGGACGGTCTCGCTCGCAGACCTTCACCTGCCCGCCCCGTTGGCCGGGCTGCTGGAGTCCGGAAGGGACGCGCGGGACGAGCTGTTCGCCGTCCCCGGACGCATCCTGGTGGTCAACCAGCACCGCACGCGCCCGGCCGGCCCGGCGGCGCGGCTGCGGACACCCGCTGCGTGGCGGCGTGGACGGAGACAGCAGATCCCGGCCGGCGCGGACGGGGGCACGGTGGTGACACTGTACGACCGCACAGAGGTCCAGGAGATGAACCGTGAGCTGGAGAACATCCGATCCCTGACCGACGCGCTGCGTGCCCAGACCCATGAGCACGGCAACCGGCTGCACACCGTGTTGTCCCTCGTGGAACTGGGCCGGATCGATCAGGCACGCGACCTGTTGGCCTCGGGTGTGGCGGCGGGCACCGCCCAGCCTGGCCCGCTGGATCCCACCGGCGAACCGGCGGTGCAGGCCCTCTTGGCGGCCAAGGCCGCCCAGGCCCGCGAGCGCGGGGTGCGGATGGACTACCGGATCGAGGTGGACTCCGCCACCGGATTCTCCGCGCAGGACCTCGTGACGATCCTCGGCAACCTGGTGGACAACGCGATCGACGCCGCGGCGGACCCCGCACGGCCAGCGGAGGACCGTTGGGTGGAGGCAGAGGCCCACGCCGACGCCGGCTGGCTGGTCCTGCAGGTGGCCGACGGCGGCCCCGGTCCTTCCGCGGAGGATCGCGGACACGTGTTCGACCTGGGTTTCTCCACCAAGCCCGCGGGCCCCGCCGGCCGGGGCATCGGCCTGGCCCTGGTCCGGCAGACGGCACTCTCGCTGGGCGGGGACGTCGAGTTGGCCCTGGATTCCGGCACCGTGTTCACCGTGGAGCTGCCCCTGCCGGCGGACGCCGTCCGCCCACCACGGCGACCCGCGGAGAACCCTCCACCCATGACAGCGGGAGGAGGCCACCATGACCGGTGA
- a CDS encoding response regulator, with translation MTGERVLIVEDEALAADTYGEYLARAGGYQPVHLSPTLADAVRFLSTQWREHGSFGVDLVLLDMNLPDGHGLEVLRRMRSAGFAGAVVAMTAATDVPTIRQAMALGVIQYLVKPFGYPEFAERLRAARELSTGLAGTGSVRSQAEVDRAFRHHGSTGPATLPKGLTEGTLDAIVDLLRSDLDAVPRPAPDSSPRTGRGSAGAEAGTVAGRSAGEVGAAVGTSRVTARRYLEHLFRQGLVDRSPRYGTPGRPENEYRWSGRGSAPG, from the coding sequence ATGACCGGTGAGCGAGTGCTGATCGTCGAGGACGAGGCCCTGGCAGCCGACACCTACGGGGAGTACCTGGCCCGGGCCGGTGGCTACCAGCCCGTGCATCTCTCCCCCACCCTGGCCGACGCGGTGCGGTTCCTGTCCACCCAGTGGCGTGAACACGGCTCCTTCGGCGTGGACCTGGTGCTGCTGGACATGAACCTTCCGGACGGACACGGCTTGGAGGTGCTCCGCCGGATGCGATCGGCGGGATTCGCCGGGGCGGTGGTGGCCATGACCGCCGCCACCGACGTGCCCACCATCCGCCAGGCCATGGCCCTGGGCGTGATCCAGTACCTGGTGAAGCCCTTCGGCTATCCGGAGTTCGCCGAACGCCTGCGGGCGGCACGGGAGTTGTCCACCGGCCTTGCCGGAACCGGGTCGGTCCGCAGCCAGGCGGAGGTGGACCGGGCGTTCCGCCACCACGGCAGTACCGGCCCGGCCACCCTCCCCAAGGGACTGACCGAGGGCACACTTGACGCCATCGTGGACCTGCTCCGCTCCGACCTGGATGCGGTCCCGCGACCGGCCCCGGACTCCAGCCCCAGGACCGGCCGGGGGTCCGCCGGGGCCGAGGCCGGCACGGTGGCCGGCCGCAGCGCCGGTGAGGTGGGGGCCGCCGTCGGGACGTCCCGGGTGACGGCACGGCGCTACCTGGAGCACCTCTTCCGGCAGGGACTGGTGGACCGCTCGCCCCGCTACGGCACGCCGGGACGGCCGGAGAACGAGTACCGCTGGTCCGGCCGGGGCTCAGCGCCCGGATAG
- a CDS encoding AMP-binding protein produces MSSTSSMREPTPSSEPSEPSEPYESVYRRSIEDPEGFWLEAAAAIDWTEPPTRALDDAAAPIYRWFPGARLNTAVNCLDRHVAAGHGERTAIIYDSAVLGTVEHISYADLTDRVSRFAGALVSLGVGRGDRVVIYLPMTPEAHVAMLACARIGAVHSVVFGGFAARELAARIDDAKPTVIVTSSGGIEPSRRVEYLPAVAEAVALAQHRVGAVVAKQREGFETRLEDVRDSVRAGVGTEAGNGSEAGTRWVDWDEAVAEAEPAEPVDVAATDPLYILYTSGTTGSPKGVVRDQGGHAVALAWTMANIYDVGPGQTMFTASDVGWVVGHSYIVYAPLLVGATTVLYEGKPVGTPDAGAFWRVAAQHGVRSLFTAPTALRAIRKVDPEGDLARDHDLSALQTLFAAGERLDPETQGWIGDLLGVPVVDNWWQTETGWPIGANPVGLEALPVKTGSCTRPTPGYAVEILDGSGQPVEAGIEGNICLRLPLPPGTLTTLWGNDQRFIDSYLSAFEGYYATGDSGLVDEEGYLFVMGRTDDVINVAGHRLSTGALEQALAAHPAVAECAVIGLADPLKGQRASGYVVLKSGVEVDGSAGLEELLAELRATVRTSVGAVADFKQVAVVDALPKTRSGKILRKTMRQMADGEEYVVPSTIEDRSVLDALAPTLRTGP; encoded by the coding sequence ATGTCCTCAACGTCCTCAATGCGTGAGCCCACCCCGTCCTCTGAGCCATCCGAGCCCTCTGAGCCGTACGAGTCCGTCTACCGCAGGTCCATCGAGGATCCAGAGGGATTCTGGCTGGAGGCGGCCGCTGCCATCGACTGGACCGAGCCGCCCACCCGCGCCCTGGATGATGCGGCGGCACCGATCTACCGGTGGTTCCCCGGGGCCCGGTTGAACACGGCGGTGAACTGCCTGGACCGGCACGTGGCGGCCGGCCACGGTGAGCGCACCGCGATCATCTATGACTCGGCGGTGCTCGGCACCGTGGAGCACATCAGCTACGCAGATCTGACGGACCGGGTGTCCCGCTTCGCGGGAGCGCTGGTGTCCCTGGGCGTCGGCCGGGGGGACCGTGTGGTCATCTACCTGCCGATGACGCCGGAGGCGCACGTTGCCATGCTGGCCTGCGCCAGGATCGGAGCGGTGCACTCCGTGGTGTTCGGCGGATTCGCGGCCCGGGAGCTGGCGGCGCGCATCGACGACGCGAAGCCGACGGTGATCGTGACCTCCTCCGGCGGCATCGAGCCGAGCCGGCGTGTGGAGTACCTGCCCGCGGTGGCCGAGGCCGTGGCACTGGCGCAGCACCGGGTCGGGGCCGTGGTGGCCAAGCAACGCGAGGGTTTCGAGACCCGCCTGGAAGACGTGCGGGACAGCGTGCGGGCCGGCGTCGGGACTGAGGCCGGGAACGGATCCGAGGCTGGAACCCGGTGGGTCGACTGGGACGAGGCCGTGGCCGAGGCCGAGCCGGCGGAGCCCGTGGACGTGGCCGCCACGGATCCGCTCTACATCCTCTACACCTCCGGAACCACCGGCTCGCCCAAGGGTGTGGTCCGGGACCAAGGCGGGCATGCGGTCGCCCTGGCCTGGACCATGGCGAACATCTACGACGTCGGCCCCGGGCAGACGATGTTCACCGCCTCGGACGTCGGCTGGGTGGTGGGGCACTCCTATATCGTCTACGCGCCGCTGCTGGTCGGGGCCACCACCGTGCTCTACGAGGGCAAGCCCGTGGGGACCCCGGACGCCGGGGCGTTCTGGCGGGTGGCCGCCCAGCACGGGGTGCGCTCACTGTTCACGGCACCGACCGCCCTGCGGGCCATCCGCAAGGTGGACCCGGAGGGTGACCTGGCCCGGGACCATGACCTGTCGGCACTCCAGACCCTGTTCGCGGCGGGGGAGCGCCTGGACCCGGAGACCCAGGGGTGGATCGGTGACCTGCTGGGCGTGCCGGTGGTGGACAACTGGTGGCAGACCGAGACGGGCTGGCCGATCGGCGCCAACCCGGTGGGTCTGGAGGCGCTGCCCGTCAAGACCGGGTCGTGCACCCGGCCCACTCCCGGCTACGCCGTGGAGATCCTGGACGGGAGCGGGCAGCCGGTGGAGGCCGGGATCGAGGGCAACATCTGCCTCCGGTTGCCCCTGCCGCCGGGGACCCTGACCACGTTGTGGGGCAATGACCAGCGCTTCATCGACTCCTACCTCAGCGCCTTCGAGGGGTACTACGCCACGGGCGACTCGGGGCTGGTCGATGAGGAGGGCTACCTCTTCGTGATGGGCCGGACGGACGATGTGATCAACGTGGCGGGCCACCGGCTCTCCACGGGTGCCCTCGAGCAGGCGCTCGCCGCCCACCCTGCCGTGGCCGAGTGTGCGGTGATCGGATTGGCGGACCCGCTCAAGGGCCAGCGGGCCTCCGGCTACGTGGTGCTCAAATCCGGGGTGGAGGTGGACGGCTCCGCCGGGCTGGAGGAGCTGCTGGCCGAGCTGCGCGCCACCGTCCGCACCTCGGTTGGCGCCGTGGCCGACTTCAAGCAGGTGGCGGTGGTGGACGCGCTGCCGAAGACCCGGTCCGGGAAGATCCTGCGCAAGACCATGCGGCAGATGGCCGATGGTGAGGAGTACGTGGTGCCCTCCACCATCGAGGACCGTTCCGTGCTCGACGCCCTCGCGCCCACCCTCCGCACCGGCCCGTAG
- a CDS encoding GntR family transcriptional regulator → MRASERAYRTLRQEIIEGQLPPGSILGEVEQSARLGLSRTPLREAIGRLVSEGLAAPSSGRGTVVTEVSLDEADDLFDLRTVLEVLAARRAAVHADPKVFGQLAARFESAVEPLRRSEDPESYYRLTTELDAAVDAACANAYLAQHLRSLRVHLARLRRFSRNDPARLAASATEHASIARALADRNPELAAATTTLHLHHALAHLQSHQPTGTQTHQNHQTGPAEPAGSATDHPTSSLERTP, encoded by the coding sequence GTGAGAGCCAGTGAACGTGCGTACCGGACGCTGCGGCAGGAGATCATCGAAGGTCAGCTGCCTCCCGGATCGATCCTGGGCGAGGTCGAGCAGTCGGCCCGACTGGGCCTGTCGCGCACGCCGTTGCGCGAGGCCATCGGACGCCTGGTCTCCGAAGGCCTCGCTGCCCCGTCGAGCGGACGCGGGACCGTGGTCACGGAGGTCTCCCTGGACGAGGCCGACGACCTGTTCGACCTGCGCACGGTGCTCGAGGTGCTGGCCGCGCGTCGGGCCGCCGTGCACGCCGACCCGAAGGTCTTCGGGCAGCTGGCCGCACGCTTCGAGTCCGCCGTGGAACCGCTCCGCCGCAGTGAGGATCCGGAGTCCTACTACCGGCTGACCACGGAGTTGGACGCCGCCGTGGACGCCGCCTGTGCCAACGCCTACCTGGCCCAGCACCTGCGGTCCCTGCGCGTTCACCTCGCCCGGCTGCGCCGCTTCTCCCGCAATGACCCGGCGCGGCTGGCGGCGTCCGCCACGGAGCACGCCTCCATCGCCAGGGCCCTGGCCGATCGGAATCCCGAACTGGCCGCCGCGACCACCACCCTGCACCTGCACCATGCCTTGGCGCACCTGCAGTCACACCAGCCCACCGGCACCCAGACCCACCAGAACCACCAGACCGGACCGGCCGAACCAGCCGGATCTGCCACCGACCACCCCACATCCAGCTTGGAGAGGACCCCATGA
- a CDS encoding MmgE/PrpD family protein: MINHDVRVYRSEENLQRQDQLAWKMAEVATDTVAIDPEVEEMVINRIIDNASVAIASLNRGPIVAARAQALTHAPTSGGQGASVFGITEKVSPEWAAWANGVAVRELDYHDTFLAAEYSHPGDNIPPILAVAQHSGASGADLIRGIATGYELQVDLVKAICLHAHKIDHVAHLGPSASAGIGTLLGLDTETIFQAIGQGLHTTTATRQSRKGEISTWKAHAPAFAGKMAVESADRAMRGQTSPVPIYEGEDGVIAWMLDGPDAKYTVPLPAPGEAKRAILDTYTKEHSAEYQAQAWIDLARKLHGEHPELADPANVASIVIHTSHHTHYVIGSGANDPQKYDPKASRETLDHSIPYIFTVALQDGAWHHVDSYSPKRAGRPDTVELWHKVTTEEDQEWTRRYHSLDISEKAFGGRVVITTASGETITDEIAVADAHPLGARPFAREQYIHKFRTLAEGLVSGEEIERFLDAVQRTASLGAGELDQLNITAAPGVIDLADAPKGLF, from the coding sequence ATGATCAACCACGACGTCCGCGTCTACCGTTCCGAAGAAAACCTGCAGCGCCAGGACCAGCTCGCCTGGAAGATGGCCGAGGTCGCCACCGACACCGTGGCCATCGACCCCGAGGTGGAGGAGATGGTCATCAACCGCATCATCGACAACGCCTCGGTGGCCATCGCCTCCCTGAACCGCGGACCGATCGTTGCGGCCCGGGCACAGGCCCTGACCCACGCGCCCACGTCCGGCGGACAGGGAGCCTCCGTCTTCGGCATCACCGAGAAGGTCTCCCCGGAATGGGCCGCCTGGGCCAATGGTGTGGCCGTGCGCGAGCTGGACTACCATGACACCTTCCTGGCCGCCGAGTACTCCCATCCCGGGGACAACATTCCGCCCATCCTGGCGGTGGCCCAGCACAGCGGTGCCAGCGGCGCCGACCTGATCCGGGGCATCGCCACCGGCTACGAGCTCCAGGTGGACCTGGTCAAGGCCATCTGCCTGCACGCCCACAAGATCGACCATGTGGCCCACCTCGGCCCCTCCGCCTCGGCCGGCATCGGGACCCTGCTGGGCCTGGACACCGAGACGATCTTCCAGGCCATCGGCCAGGGCCTGCACACCACGACGGCGACCCGCCAGTCCCGCAAGGGCGAGATCTCCACGTGGAAGGCCCACGCCCCGGCCTTCGCCGGCAAGATGGCCGTCGAATCTGCTGACCGTGCCATGCGCGGCCAGACCTCGCCCGTGCCGATCTACGAGGGCGAGGACGGGGTCATCGCCTGGATGCTGGACGGACCGGACGCGAAGTACACGGTGCCCCTGCCGGCGCCCGGCGAGGCCAAGCGCGCCATCCTGGACACCTACACGAAGGAGCACTCCGCGGAGTACCAGGCCCAGGCGTGGATCGACCTCGCGCGCAAGCTGCACGGCGAGCATCCCGAGCTCGCCGATCCCGCCAACGTCGCCTCGATCGTCATCCATACCTCGCACCACACGCACTACGTGATCGGTTCCGGGGCGAACGACCCGCAGAAGTATGACCCGAAGGCCTCCCGCGAGACCCTCGACCACTCCATCCCGTACATCTTCACGGTGGCCCTGCAGGACGGCGCGTGGCACCACGTGGACTCGTACTCCCCCAAGCGGGCCGGACGGCCGGACACCGTGGAGCTGTGGCACAAGGTCACCACGGAGGAGGACCAGGAGTGGACCCGTCGGTACCACTCCCTGGACATCTCGGAGAAGGCCTTCGGCGGCCGGGTCGTCATCACCACCGCCTCCGGCGAGACCATCACGGACGAGATCGCCGTGGCCGATGCCCACCCGCTGGGCGCCCGCCCGTTCGCCCGGGAGCAGTACATCCACAAATTCCGCACGCTGGCCGAGGGCCTCGTGTCCGGCGAGGAGATCGAGCGCTTCCTCGACGCCGTCCAGCGCACCGCGTCCCTCGGCGCCGGTGAGCTGGACCAGTTGAACATCACCGCGGCACCCGGCGTCATCGACCTGGCCGACGCCCCGAAGGGACTCTTCTGA
- the prpB gene encoding methylisocitrate lyase, translated as MLYSSLTAAEKRVRLRQLLQPGAAVQFPGAYTPLSGKLVEEQGFQGLYISGAVLANELALPDIGLTTLTEVAQRAGQIARVTDLPAIVDADTGFGEPMNVARTIQELENAGLAGCHIEDQINPKRCGHLDNKAVVDLATATQRVAAAASARRDENFLIMARTDIRGVDGAGGLNAAIDRAKALADAGADSIFPEAMKDLSEFEAVCNAVDVPVLANMTEFGKSELFTREQLASAGVALVIYPVTLLRSALGAMERTLSTIRSEGTQQGAVGEMLTRARLYELVDYEGYNGFDSSVFNFPVPGLETRTDSGADA; from the coding sequence ATGCTGTATTCGTCACTGACCGCCGCCGAGAAGCGCGTCCGTCTGCGGCAACTGCTGCAGCCCGGTGCCGCCGTGCAGTTCCCCGGGGCCTACACGCCCCTCTCCGGCAAGCTGGTGGAGGAGCAGGGGTTCCAGGGGCTGTACATCTCCGGTGCGGTGTTGGCCAACGAGTTGGCTCTGCCGGACATCGGCCTGACCACGCTGACGGAGGTGGCCCAACGGGCCGGGCAGATCGCCCGGGTCACGGATCTGCCGGCCATCGTGGACGCTGACACCGGCTTCGGAGAGCCGATGAACGTGGCCCGGACCATTCAGGAACTGGAGAACGCCGGGCTCGCCGGATGTCACATCGAGGACCAGATCAACCCCAAGCGATGCGGCCATCTGGACAACAAGGCCGTGGTGGACCTGGCCACGGCCACCCAGAGGGTGGCGGCGGCCGCGAGCGCCCGCCGGGACGAGAACTTCCTGATCATGGCCCGCACCGATATCCGTGGGGTGGACGGCGCCGGCGGTCTGAACGCCGCCATCGACCGGGCCAAGGCCCTGGCAGACGCCGGCGCGGACTCCATCTTCCCGGAGGCCATGAAGGACCTGTCCGAGTTCGAGGCCGTCTGCAACGCGGTGGACGTGCCTGTCCTGGCCAACATGACCGAGTTCGGCAAGTCCGAGTTGTTCACCCGCGAACAGCTGGCCTCTGCCGGCGTGGCCCTGGTGATCTACCCGGTGACGCTGCTGCGCTCGGCCCTCGGTGCCATGGAGCGCACCTTGTCCACCATCCGATCCGAGGGTACCCAGCAGGGCGCCGTCGGTGAGATGCTGACCAGGGCACGCCTCTACGAGCTCGTGGACTACGAGGGCTACAACGGCTTCGATTCCTCCGTCTTCAACTTCCCGGTACCGGGGTTGGAGACCCGGACGGACTCCGGCGCAGACGCCTGA
- a CDS encoding bifunctional 2-methylcitrate synthase/citrate synthase → MTDTEIKKGLAGVVADYTAISKVNPDTNSLLYRGYPVQELAASLPFEAVAYLLLNGELPTDAQLAAFTDHERSNRALSPDVRAALDMLPVACHPMDSVRTAVSILGAQHPKSEDSSPEAEMEKATTLFAQLPAVVAYEQRRRTAGGPTEPVAPREDLDYSQNFLWMTFGEEADPAVVDAFRVSMVLYAEHSFNASTFTARVITSTLSDLHSAVTGAIGALKGSLHGGANEAVMHTFDEIGIRPDESQEEAKDRAKAWMEDALTQKKKVMGFGHRVYKHGDSRVPTMKQALDAMIEHFGRHEILGLYNGLEQAMDEAKAIKPNLDYPAGPTYHLMGFDTELFTPLFIAARVTGWTAHIMEQRASNSLIRPLSAYNGPDERHVPGA, encoded by the coding sequence ATGACTGACACTGAGATCAAGAAGGGCCTCGCCGGAGTGGTGGCGGACTACACCGCCATCTCCAAGGTCAACCCGGACACCAATTCCCTGCTCTACCGTGGCTATCCCGTGCAGGAGCTCGCCGCGTCTCTGCCGTTCGAGGCCGTGGCCTATCTGCTGTTGAACGGTGAGCTCCCCACGGACGCCCAGCTGGCAGCCTTCACGGACCACGAGCGCTCCAATCGAGCTCTGTCCCCGGATGTCAGGGCCGCCCTGGACATGTTGCCGGTGGCCTGCCATCCGATGGACTCGGTCCGTACCGCCGTGTCCATCCTGGGCGCGCAGCACCCGAAGTCGGAGGACTCCTCACCGGAGGCCGAGATGGAGAAGGCGACGACCCTGTTCGCCCAGCTGCCCGCCGTCGTCGCCTACGAGCAACGCCGGCGCACCGCCGGTGGTCCCACCGAGCCGGTGGCGCCCCGGGAAGACCTGGACTACTCCCAGAACTTCCTGTGGATGACCTTCGGCGAGGAGGCCGATCCCGCTGTCGTCGATGCGTTCCGCGTCTCGATGGTGCTCTACGCGGAGCACTCCTTCAACGCCTCCACCTTCACCGCACGCGTCATCACCTCCACCCTGTCCGATCTGCACTCGGCGGTGACCGGGGCCATCGGCGCGCTCAAGGGCTCCCTGCACGGCGGCGCCAACGAGGCCGTCATGCACACCTTCGACGAGATCGGCATCCGGCCGGACGAGTCCCAGGAGGAGGCCAAGGACCGCGCCAAGGCCTGGATGGAGGACGCCCTGACCCAGAAGAAGAAGGTCATGGGCTTCGGCCACCGCGTGTACAAGCACGGCGACTCCCGCGTGCCGACCATGAAGCAGGCGCTCGACGCGATGATCGAGCACTTCGGCCGCCACGAGATCCTCGGGTTGTACAACGGGCTCGAGCAGGCCATGGACGAGGCCAAGGCCATCAAGCCGAACCTCGACTACCCGGCCGGCCCGACGTACCACCTGATGGGCTTCGACACCGAGCTGTTCACGCCGTTGTTCATCGCCGCCCGCGTCACCGGGTGGACCGCGCACATCATGGAGCAGCGCGCCAGCAATTCGCTGATCCGGCCGCTGTCCGCCTACAACGGGCCGGACGAGCGGCACGTGCCGGGCGCCTGA